The Salvelinus fontinalis isolate EN_2023a chromosome 36, ASM2944872v1, whole genome shotgun sequence genome window below encodes:
- the LOC129835045 gene encoding procollagen C-endopeptidase enhancer 2-like — protein sequence MQSRVCVWSVCVLLSLTLGWTQAQSQTTNFTRPIFHCGGHLVTDSGFVGSEGFPSHYKPNRKCTWYIAVPEGHVVMLSFRMFDLEADPTCRYDYLDVYNGHSHTVQKLGRFCGTFRPGALISTSNTMMLEMVSDSSTGGRGFVAHYQGGKPHMDENQFCGGRLTKAQGSVKTPNWPNSDYPAGISCSWHISVKPSNVIKVKFEKLDIEADSYCRYDYVALFNGGERDDSRRIGKYCGDRVPGTIVTNGNELLVQFVSDLSVTSNGFMAHYSSVPRGSRTPSAGGDTIHGPRVASTTQKPIFKLAKPARPTPKSKSAIRAKPSLKPVTRPSVRIPVKPTPRKPTSKPQVRPTLKPKPAKPIPKAGARPTPKQGTKAKPTPKPSIKAKSKPTPKPMAKPVKPTKKLVSKPGAKPTPKSVTKPKATAKSGQSWTKTVTKKLAVSRKPLPMNPLCKQACKRTGTLQSNFCPNDFVIMGKVTSLAPGPRGSVTVDVSLIKAYRSGRLAITRSGPAKSIKLTSTCKKCPGLRKGANYVLMGKVDTEGHGLLNPSSFALLYKAVHTKALATLALQPC from the exons GCCTATCTTCCACTGCGGAGGTCACTTGGTGACTGACTCAGGCTTCGTGGGCAGTGAGGGTTTCCCCAGCCACTACAAACCCAACCGCAAATGCACTTGGTATATCGCT GTCCCCGAAGGCCATGTCGTCATGCTCTCCTTCCGTATGTTTGACCTGGAGGCCGACCCCACCTGTCGCTATGACTACCTGGATGTGTACAACGGCCACTCGCACACGGTGCAGAAGCTGGGGAGGTTCTGTGGAACGTTCCGGCCCGGGGCTCTCATCTCTACCTCCAACACCATGATGCTGGAGATGGTCTCTGATAGTAGTACAGGAGGACGGGGGTTTGTGGCTCACTATCAAGGAGGGAAACCACACATGGATG AGAACCAGTTTTGTGGGGGGAGGCTGACGAAGGCTCAGGGTTCTGTCAAGACCCCCAACTGGCCCAACTCAGATTacccagcaggcatcagctgctCCTGGCACATCTCTGTGAAGCCCAGCAAC GTGATCAAGGTCAAGTTTGAGAAGTTGGATATTGAGGCTGACAGTTACTGTCGCTATGACTACGTGGCACTCTTCAATGGAGGCGAGAGGGACGACTCGCGTCGTATTGGGAAGTACTGTGGTGACAGGGTACCAGG GACCATAGTGACTAATGGAAATGAGCTCCTGGTCCAGTTTGTGTCTGACCTCAGTGTGACATCTAATGGCTTCATGGCCCACTACTCCAGCGTGCCCCGAGGGTCCCGGACACCCTCCGCGGGGGGAGACACCATCCACGGGCCTCGGGTCGCCTCCACAACCCAGAAACCTATTTTCAAGCTGGCCAAACCAGCCCGGCCTACCCCTAAATCCAAGTCAGCCATCCGGGCAAAGCCCAGCCTAAAACCAGTCACCAGACCTAGTGTAAGAATACCAGTGAAACCTACACCACGTAAGCCCACATCCAAGCCTCAAGTCAGACCCACACTTAAACCTAAACCTGCTAAGCCTATTCCTAAAGCTGGGGCTAGGCCTACACCTAAACAGGGTACCAAGGCTAAGCCAACCCCTAAACCTAGCATCAAAGCGAAATCCAAGCCCACACCAAAACCAATGGCCAAACCAGTGAAACCAACAAAGAAACTCGTCTCTAAGCCTGGAGCCAAGCCTACACCTAAATCAGTGACTAAGCCTAAAGCTACAGCTAAGTCTGGACAAAGCTGGACCAAGACTGTGACTAAGAAACTTGCAGTGAGCAGGAAAC CCCTACCGATGAACCCGCTGTGTAAACAGGCTTGTAAGAGGACAGGAACACTACAATCCAACTTCTGCCCTAATGATTTCG TGATCATGGGGAAGGTGACATCCTTGGCCCCAGGCCCCAGGGGCAGTGTGACCGTGGACGTGTCTCTCATCAAGGCCTATAGGAGTGGTCGCCTGGCCATCACCCGATCAGGACCAGCCAAGTCCATCAAACTCACCTCCACCTGCAAGAAGTGCCCTGGCCTACGCAAAG GAGCGAACTACGTGTTGATGGGCAAGGTGGACACGGAGGGACATGGCCTTCTCAACCCCTCTAGCTTCGCTCTCTTGTACAAGGCAGTCCACACCAAAGCACTGGCCACTCTCGCACTCCAACCATGCTGA